From the Gemmatimonadota bacterium genome, one window contains:
- a CDS encoding ATP synthase subunit I: MRSFVKQIAVVLLVAWGLGGYPLYLWQGTDILIAAGVGCAICTLNALAGAYLALWGMRRDNRTFMTVVFGGMGIRLIIVLIFFFVALKLVKLHVFSLTLSLFLFYVVFQILEIRFFVGRPSDKANNSGV; encoded by the coding sequence GTGAGGTCTTTTGTCAAACAAATTGCCGTCGTCTTATTGGTCGCGTGGGGCCTGGGAGGATACCCGCTCTACCTGTGGCAGGGAACAGATATACTCATTGCCGCAGGCGTTGGTTGTGCAATCTGCACGCTAAATGCACTCGCCGGTGCCTATCTCGCATTGTGGGGCATGCGCCGGGATAACCGCACATTTATGACCGTCGTATTCGGCGGAATGGGGATTCGCCTAATTATTGTACTGATTTTCTTTTTTGTCGCACTAAAATTAGTTAAACTTCACGTTTTTAGCTTGACTCTTTCACTATTTTTATTTTATGTAGTATTTCAGATTTTAGAGATTCGGTTCTTCGTCGGGCGCCCGTCCGACAAAGCCAATAATTCAGGAGTCTGA
- a CDS encoding PQQ-dependent sugar dehydrogenase — protein sequence MKHLILICILSLLYHPAFAQDGKALYMTYCAQCHGPDLRGGNAPSMVDGIWKYGDGRGYRIRNIKNGLTELGMPGYEKQLTNRQIAMIVDFIEQQEKEVGQPKPPPPDFVQTLDYDINVDIWVQDLQIPWGIDFIDPQTALITERPGTLRMVKNGKLLNPIAGTPQVLHEGQGGLMDVAIDPNYPENGWIYLAYSHELARVEGQRRSPAMTRIVRGHIRDNTYVNQQVIYEAPHETYLTTRHHYGTRIVFDANGYLYFAIGDRGVQNQAQDLTRPNGKVHRIHTDGRIPKDNPFVSQEGALKTIYSYGHRNPQGMAVNPVTGKIWDGEHGPMGGDELNVVARGKNYGWPEITYGLNYNGTIVSDRTHQPEMEQPTLYWRPSIAICGINFYQGNMFSKWQNKLLVASLKYEDVRVLSVDGDRVLHEEVILKNAGRVREAISGPDGAVYVVLNQPDVILRLTLSEER from the coding sequence ATGAAACACCTTATTCTAATCTGCATCTTGAGCCTATTGTATCACCCTGCATTCGCACAAGATGGAAAAGCACTCTACATGACATACTGTGCACAGTGTCACGGACCCGACCTGAGAGGGGGCAATGCGCCGAGCATGGTCGATGGCATCTGGAAATACGGAGACGGACGCGGCTATCGCATCCGCAACATCAAAAACGGACTCACCGAACTGGGCATGCCCGGCTATGAAAAACAGCTCACAAATAGACAAATCGCGATGATCGTGGATTTTATCGAACAACAAGAAAAAGAAGTGGGCCAACCCAAACCCCCGCCACCCGACTTTGTACAAACACTCGACTACGACATAAATGTCGATATCTGGGTACAGGACCTGCAAATCCCCTGGGGAATCGACTTTATCGACCCACAAACAGCACTCATTACCGAACGTCCGGGCACGCTGCGAATGGTAAAAAACGGAAAACTCCTCAACCCCATTGCGGGAACACCCCAGGTCCTCCATGAGGGACAGGGCGGATTAATGGACGTAGCAATAGACCCCAATTATCCTGAAAACGGCTGGATCTACCTCGCCTACAGCCATGAACTCGCCCGCGTTGAAGGGCAGCGCCGATCCCCTGCAATGACCCGCATCGTACGCGGTCACATCAGGGACAACACCTATGTCAACCAACAAGTAATCTACGAAGCCCCGCATGAAACCTATCTCACCACCCGGCATCACTACGGCACTCGCATCGTATTCGACGCAAACGGGTACCTCTACTTTGCAATAGGAGACCGGGGCGTACAAAACCAGGCACAGGACTTGACCCGACCAAACGGCAAAGTCCACCGCATCCACACAGACGGACGCATCCCCAAAGACAATCCCTTTGTGAGCCAGGAGGGCGCTCTCAAAACCATCTATTCCTATGGCCATCGCAATCCCCAGGGCATGGCAGTCAATCCCGTCACCGGAAAAATATGGGACGGCGAACACGGACCAATGGGCGGCGACGAACTAAACGTTGTCGCCAGAGGAAAAAACTACGGATGGCCCGAAATCACCTACGGCCTCAACTACAACGGCACAATCGTATCCGACCGCACGCACCAACCCGAAATGGAACAACCAACCCTCTACTGGCGACCATCAATCGCCATCTGCGGCATCAATTTTTACCAGGGCAACATGTTCTCCAAATGGCAAAACAAATTGCTCGTCGCATCCTTAAAGTACGAAGATGTGCGGGTCCTCTCCGTTGACGGAGACCGCGTCCTGCACGAAGAAGTCATACTCAAAAACGCGGGACGGGTGCGCGAGGCTATATCCGGACCAGATGGCGCAGTGTACGTCGTCCTCAACCAGCCCGATGTGATCCTGCGCTTAACGCTAAGTGAAGAGAGATGA
- a CDS encoding helix-turn-helix domain-containing protein, whose amino-acid sequence MDDRMFGVPCPECGKGTIEPVRFQNYKIKVKAYPFVVPDAIVGVCDTCNARAFDPRETKRWQDLFYQRLEDDEIFYTREEIKTLRESLGLSVTDFAQLIGCTRQSIYNWERQDRVNQQTRTADLMMKLVAKSLVSEPIDIISFLLKEAEKMGVKIELQRSLV is encoded by the coding sequence ATGGATGATAGAATGTTTGGTGTTCCCTGTCCTGAATGTGGCAAGGGAACTATTGAGCCTGTGCGGTTTCAGAATTACAAGATCAAAGTTAAAGCCTATCCCTTTGTGGTTCCAGATGCAATTGTGGGCGTGTGTGATACTTGTAATGCCCGTGCCTTTGACCCCAGGGAGACGAAGCGATGGCAGGATTTGTTTTATCAACGCCTTGAAGACGATGAGATTTTTTATACCCGCGAGGAGATCAAAACGCTTCGAGAGTCGCTTGGGCTTTCGGTGACCGATTTTGCTCAGTTGATTGGCTGTACCCGACAGTCAATCTATAATTGGGAGCGCCAGGATCGGGTTAATCAACAGACCCGAACGGCGGATTTAATGATGAAATTGGTGGCCAAATCTCTTGTGTCTGAACCCATTGATATCATTTCGTTTTTGTTAAAAGAAGCGGAAAAGATGGGTGTTAAAATTGAATTACAGCGAAGCCTTGTTTGA
- the atpE gene encoding ATP synthase F0 subunit C translates to MEGLGAEAYGYLSAGIGAGLAALGAGVGIGQIGRGAVEGISRQPEAIGDIRSTMIIAAALVEGVALFGVVICVLLVFK, encoded by the coding sequence GTGGAAGGTCTTGGCGCTGAAGCTTACGGTTATCTGTCCGCTGGTATTGGTGCTGGGTTGGCCGCACTGGGTGCTGGCGTGGGCATCGGTCAAATCGGTCGAGGTGCAGTAGAAGGCATCTCTCGTCAACCCGAAGCCATTGGCGATATTCGGTCAACGATGATTATTGCTGCGGCACTGGTCGAAGGTGTGGCATTGTTCGGCGTGGTCATCTGCGTATTGTTGGTGTTTAAGTAA
- a CDS encoding AtpZ/AtpI family protein, which translates to MKDPNTHKPSSLAQAYRSVGPYLILGIQLIVTILACVFAGHWADGKFDTAPLWTLIGGLIGIAAGFYHFFKAVLKIDRKSEEDT; encoded by the coding sequence ATGAAAGACCCCAATACTCACAAACCCTCATCCCTCGCCCAGGCCTATCGCAGCGTCGGCCCCTATTTAATCCTGGGCATTCAACTCATCGTCACAATATTGGCATGTGTATTTGCGGGACATTGGGCAGATGGCAAATTTGACACCGCGCCCCTGTGGACCTTAATCGGCGGTCTGATAGGCATTGCCGCGGGCTTTTACCACTTCTTCAAAGCCGTCTTAAAAATAGACCGCAAATCGGAGGAAGATACGTGA
- the atpB gene encoding F0F1 ATP synthase subunit A — protein sequence MAAQAEEQSSGSFILEHITDHHELHLGPLHIPLPHIELFGVDMSITGHLVMMWIASLLLILTLIISTKRRGRIPSGLVNSIEAIAIFIRDDVAVPNLGERDGPKYMPFLMTVFFFILFCNLLGLIPFGQTATGNINVTATLAGISFAMMLGAGIKHNGLFGFFKGLIPPNLPIALLPLMIPLEFLGLLTKPFALCIRLFANMLAGHVVILSLIGIIFILGYFVAPIAIAFALAMYMLEIFIGFLQAYVFTLLTALFVGLCIHQEH from the coding sequence ATGGCAGCACAGGCAGAGGAGCAAAGCAGCGGCAGTTTCATCCTCGAGCATATCACAGACCATCACGAGCTACATCTCGGTCCACTCCATATCCCCTTACCCCATATTGAGCTTTTTGGCGTCGATATGTCAATCACTGGCCATCTGGTCATGATGTGGATCGCCTCTCTATTACTCATTCTCACCCTCATTATTTCCACAAAACGACGCGGACGCATACCATCGGGCTTGGTCAATTCGATTGAAGCCATCGCCATATTTATCCGCGACGACGTCGCCGTGCCCAACCTGGGAGAGCGGGACGGGCCGAAATACATGCCGTTTTTAATGACGGTCTTTTTCTTTATCCTCTTCTGCAATCTATTGGGATTAATACCCTTTGGACAAACCGCAACCGGCAATATCAATGTAACAGCCACGCTGGCGGGCATCTCGTTTGCAATGATGCTCGGAGCCGGGATCAAACACAACGGCCTGTTCGGCTTTTTCAAAGGCTTGATCCCCCCCAATTTGCCAATTGCACTGTTGCCGCTCATGATCCCGCTGGAATTTCTGGGCCTCTTGACCAAACCATTTGCACTGTGCATTCGTCTCTTTGCCAATATGCTGGCCGGTCACGTCGTAATATTGTCTCTGATCGGCATCATTTTTATTCTCGGTTATTTTGTCGCCCCCATTGCCATTGCTTTTGCATTGGCAATGTACATGTTGGAAATTTTCATAGGTTTTCTTCAAGCTTATGTATTCACGCTCCTGACCGCCCTGTTTGTGGGCCTGTGTATTCATCAGGAGCATTGA